In Halopelagius inordinatus, a single genomic region encodes these proteins:
- a CDS encoding sialidase family protein, with translation MTRPERREDGFVAFYRGYTKTWIHALATVALTAFGTLTTVHRFFAVVAIVAYLLPLVVQYARYASGETDRTADGAGSNGRVETDELSASGTDGGPASRTDAADATPSDPTSRAEVAETETADSETTTGTDSSSEPRWTAVDSPTGETLFDAAIAGDDAYAVGSDGVVVAGAGTDDWRVVLSDGPGAGANALRGIDAVPGGGVWVAGDGGAVGRLDPDTDRHVDYSAPDGDTSNVAAVAAAGEPGDETVLLADGSGRVRRGRYRDGELAWDDPTKPGSGSSIAAISLREDGSGYLCDTSDGVYATRDGGRTFESVGPVGADGTLTDVAATEPETCLVAADDGVIRRYDGTTWTPHRLGDDPLRALSASGNRAVACADGGTVYERSDSSDWTQVSTPTSASLRGVAVGDARAVGVGEEGSIVERLGRETDAA, from the coding sequence ATGACTCGTCCCGAACGCCGAGAAGACGGCTTCGTCGCGTTCTACCGAGGGTACACGAAGACGTGGATTCACGCGCTCGCCACCGTCGCCCTCACCGCGTTCGGGACGCTGACCACCGTTCACCGCTTTTTCGCCGTCGTCGCCATCGTCGCGTACCTCCTCCCGTTGGTTGTCCAGTACGCGAGGTACGCCTCCGGAGAGACGGACCGGACAGCGGACGGCGCGGGGTCGAACGGTCGGGTGGAGACGGACGAGCTGTCGGCGTCGGGGACGGACGGTGGGCCGGCGTCGAGGACGGATGCCGCGGACGCGACGCCGTCGGACCCGACGTCGAGAGCGGAGGTGGCGGAGACCGAGACGGCGGACTCGGAGACGACCACAGGGACCGACTCGTCGTCCGAACCGCGGTGGACCGCGGTCGATTCGCCGACGGGGGAGACGTTGTTCGACGCCGCGATAGCGGGCGACGACGCCTACGCCGTCGGGTCCGACGGTGTCGTCGTCGCCGGGGCCGGTACCGATGACTGGCGCGTCGTCCTCTCCGACGGCCCCGGAGCGGGGGCGAACGCGCTTCGGGGAATCGACGCCGTGCCGGGCGGCGGCGTCTGGGTGGCCGGTGACGGCGGCGCGGTCGGCCGCTTGGACCCCGACACCGACAGACACGTCGATTACTCCGCGCCGGACGGCGACACGTCGAACGTCGCGGCCGTCGCCGCGGCCGGAGAACCCGGCGACGAGACGGTGCTTCTGGCCGACGGGTCCGGGCGAGTTCGTCGGGGGCGATATCGAGACGGTGAGCTCGCATGGGACGACCCGACCAAACCCGGTAGCGGGTCGAGCATCGCGGCTATCTCGCTCCGCGAGGACGGAAGCGGCTACCTCTGCGACACGAGCGACGGCGTCTACGCGACGAGAGACGGCGGCCGGACGTTCGAGTCGGTCGGTCCGGTCGGGGCGGACGGAACGCTCACCGACGTGGCGGCGACCGAACCCGAAACGTGCCTCGTCGCCGCCGACGACGGCGTGATTCGGAGGTACGACGGGACGACGTGGACACCCCACCGCCTCGGCGACGACCCACTCCGCGCGCTCTCGGCGAGCGGAAATCGGGCCGTCGCGTGCGCCGACGGCGGCACAGTGTACGAGCGGTCCGATTCGAGCGACTGGACCCAGGTTTCGACGCCGACGTCGGCGTCGCTCCGCGGCGTGGCGGTCGGCGACGCGAGGGCGGTCGGCGTCGGAGAAGAAGGCAGTATCGTCGAACGACTCGGCCGAGAGACGGACGCGGCGTGA
- a CDS encoding aldehyde ferredoxin oxidoreductase family protein, with protein MTELGGFQDHVARVDLSTGDVRYEGIDDEDAKKYIGARGLGVKYVFDQGPEVDPLGPDNLLAFMNGPLTGTQAPMSGRIAVCTKSPLTGTVTDSHHGGWSGARLKWSGFDGLLFEGRADEPVYAVVEDGEVELHDASHLWGKGIHETRDRLEEDHEGSYGKNMSMMAIGPGGENQVRYACIINEDDRASGRGGTGGVMGSKNLKAIVIKSGTKMPKPADAETFTEGYQQAMQLITESDVTAPNEGGLSLYGTNVLMNLTEEMDGLPVRNGKFTSGHSEAEAMPDDVNVDPEGVSGENVRENILVDEPTCHSCPVACKKETEVTIERKGEELNVRGESYEYESAYALGPNSMNDDRDKIAVMIDMCNDLGIDTIEAGNMIAMAMEMTEEGKLDDLGEGIEWGDVDHMMDVIEDIAHRETELGDLLAEGARRIAERHDAHDNRLDVKGQTIAAYDPRCMKGMGIGYATSNRGACHLRGYTPSAEILGIPEKVDPYEWEGKGELCALFQDMHAISDSFDICKFNAFAEGIEEYVNQYNGMTGRDVTEDELMETGDRIYTLERYYNNLAGFDGSDDSLPNRFVEGDNAMPGQGASEGQLCELDQMKEEYYERRGWVDGVVPDERLEELGIDIGPGTGVSRGSGGATPADD; from the coding sequence ATGACAGAATTAGGTGGATTCCAGGACCACGTGGCGCGAGTGGACCTCTCGACGGGGGACGTGCGCTACGAGGGCATCGACGACGAGGACGCGAAAAAGTACATCGGGGCGCGAGGGCTCGGCGTCAAGTACGTGTTCGATCAGGGGCCGGAGGTTGACCCGTTGGGGCCGGACAACCTCCTCGCGTTCATGAACGGCCCGCTGACGGGGACACAGGCTCCGATGAGCGGTCGCATCGCCGTCTGTACGAAATCGCCCCTGACGGGGACGGTGACGGACTCGCACCACGGCGGGTGGTCCGGGGCGCGACTCAAGTGGTCGGGCTTCGACGGCCTCCTGTTCGAGGGGCGGGCGGACGAACCCGTCTACGCCGTCGTCGAAGACGGCGAAGTCGAACTCCACGACGCCTCGCATCTGTGGGGGAAAGGCATCCACGAGACGCGAGACCGACTCGAAGAGGACCACGAGGGGTCGTACGGCAAGAACATGAGCATGATGGCCATCGGTCCCGGCGGCGAGAATCAGGTCCGCTACGCCTGCATCATAAACGAAGACGACAGAGCCTCCGGACGCGGCGGCACGGGCGGCGTCATGGGGTCGAAGAACCTCAAGGCCATCGTCATCAAGTCGGGAACGAAGATGCCAAAGCCCGCGGACGCCGAGACGTTCACCGAAGGCTACCAGCAGGCGATGCAACTCATCACCGAGTCCGACGTCACTGCCCCCAACGAGGGCGGCCTCTCGCTTTACGGTACGAACGTCCTGATGAACCTGACCGAGGAGATGGACGGACTCCCGGTCCGCAACGGGAAGTTCACCTCCGGTCACAGCGAGGCCGAGGCGATGCCCGACGACGTGAACGTAGACCCGGAGGGCGTCTCCGGGGAGAACGTCCGCGAGAACATCCTCGTTGACGAACCGACGTGTCACTCCTGTCCGGTCGCCTGTAAGAAAGAGACCGAAGTCACCATCGAACGCAAGGGTGAGGAACTGAACGTCCGCGGCGAGTCCTACGAGTACGAGTCGGCGTACGCCCTCGGTCCGAACTCGATGAACGACGACCGCGACAAGATAGCGGTCATGATCGACATGTGCAACGACCTCGGCATCGACACCATCGAGGCGGGCAACATGATCGCGATGGCGATGGAGATGACCGAGGAGGGCAAACTCGACGACTTGGGCGAAGGGATAGAGTGGGGCGACGTGGACCACATGATGGACGTGATAGAGGACATCGCCCACCGCGAAACCGAACTCGGCGACCTCCTCGCGGAGGGCGCGCGACGCATCGCGGAACGACACGACGCCCACGACAACCGGTTGGACGTCAAGGGCCAGACCATCGCCGCCTACGACCCCCGTTGCATGAAGGGGATGGGCATCGGCTACGCCACCTCGAACCGCGGGGCGTGTCACCTTCGCGGTTACACGCCGTCCGCGGAGATTCTCGGCATCCCGGAGAAAGTCGATCCCTACGAGTGGGAGGGCAAAGGCGAACTGTGCGCCCTCTTCCAGGACATGCACGCCATCTCCGACAGTTTCGACATCTGCAAGTTCAACGCCTTCGCGGAGGGCATAGAGGAGTACGTCAACCAGTACAACGGCATGACCGGCCGTGACGTGACCGAAGACGAACTGATGGAGACGGGCGACCGCATCTACACGCTCGAACGCTACTACAACAACCTCGCGGGCTTCGACGGGTCCGACGACTCGCTTCCGAACCGGTTCGTCGAGGGCGACAACGCCATGCCCGGACAGGGGGCCTCCGAGGGCCAACTGTGCGAACTCGACCAGATGAAAGAAGAGTACTACGAGCGACGCGGGTGGGTCGACGGCGTCGTTCCGGACGAACGCCTCGAAGAACTCGGCATCGACATCGGCCCCGGAACCGGCGTCTCGCGCGGCAGTGGCGGCGCGACACCCGCGGACGACTGA
- a CDS encoding AzlD domain-containing protein produces MPTEYGPLSIWAVILAAGVATFAIRGSFVYLFGRIDEVPEPAMRALRYVPPAVFAALVAPSLVIVDGSVAVTPGNERLVAGVVAAVATWYVKESILVTISVGMATLWLLRFVV; encoded by the coding sequence ATGCCGACGGAGTACGGACCGCTCTCCATCTGGGCCGTCATCCTCGCCGCCGGCGTCGCGACGTTCGCCATCCGGGGGTCGTTCGTCTACCTGTTCGGTCGAATCGACGAGGTACCCGAACCGGCCATGCGCGCACTCCGATATGTCCCGCCCGCGGTGTTCGCCGCCCTCGTCGCGCCCTCTCTTGTCATCGTCGACGGTTCCGTCGCCGTCACGCCCGGAAACGAGCGTCTCGTCGCGGGCGTCGTCGCCGCCGTCGCGACGTGGTACGTAAAAGAGAGCATCCTCGTCACCATCTCCGTCGGGATGGCGACGCTTTGGCTTCTGCGGTTCGTCGTCTGA
- a CDS encoding ubiquitin-like small modifier protein 1: MDVELRFFATFREAVGSKTIEREYAEDATVGDALRALETEFDGLSGQLLEDGRVRSQVNVLRNGRDVEYQDGLETRFDPGDTLSVFPPVAGG; the protein is encoded by the coding sequence ATGGATGTGGAGTTACGGTTCTTCGCGACGTTTCGCGAGGCCGTCGGGTCGAAGACGATCGAACGCGAGTACGCCGAGGACGCCACCGTCGGCGACGCCCTCCGCGCTCTCGAAACGGAGTTCGACGGCCTCTCGGGGCAGTTGCTCGAAGACGGACGCGTCCGTTCGCAGGTGAACGTGCTCCGGAACGGACGAGACGTCGAGTACCAAGACGGGTTGGAGACGCGGTTCGACCCGGGCGACACGCTCAGCGTGTTTCCGCCCGTCGCGGGGGGGTAG
- a CDS encoding AzlC family ABC transporter permease gives MTLPVPPEVRRGVRDAAPIALGLVPFGLVSGVAAVEAGLTFSQAVGLSVFVFAGTSQLAAIDLLGRNAELAVVFVTALVINLRMSMYSASIAPYFRSFRSRWKALCSYVLTDQAYALAIARYANDELDSDARRRYFVGAGFFIWSVWQVCTVAGVLLGTGVPASWGLEFAVPLVFLGLLVPVVSNPPAVSAAAVGGSVAVVGDALSLPFNLGLMVGAAAGVVAGVVTETLTGGVSDADPTEVES, from the coding sequence ATGACCCTCCCCGTCCCGCCGGAGGTCCGCCGCGGCGTCCGCGACGCCGCGCCCATAGCGTTGGGACTCGTGCCGTTCGGTCTCGTCTCGGGCGTGGCCGCCGTCGAGGCCGGTCTCACGTTTTCGCAGGCCGTGGGACTCTCCGTCTTCGTCTTCGCGGGCACCTCCCAGTTGGCCGCTATCGACCTCCTCGGCAGAAACGCCGAACTCGCCGTCGTCTTCGTCACGGCACTCGTCATCAACCTCCGGATGTCGATGTACTCGGCGTCCATCGCCCCGTACTTCCGGTCGTTCCGCAGTCGGTGGAAGGCGCTCTGTTCGTACGTGCTGACGGACCAAGCGTACGCTCTCGCTATCGCTCGATACGCGAACGACGAACTCGACTCCGACGCGCGCCGCCGGTACTTCGTCGGCGCGGGGTTTTTCATCTGGAGCGTCTGGCAGGTGTGCACCGTCGCGGGCGTCCTCCTCGGGACGGGCGTCCCCGCCTCGTGGGGGCTCGAGTTCGCCGTTCCGCTCGTCTTTCTCGGCCTCTTGGTTCCCGTCGTCTCGAACCCGCCTGCGGTGTCCGCGGCGGCAGTCGGAGGGTCCGTCGCCGTCGTCGGCGACGCTCTGTCCCTCCCGTTCAATCTCGGTCTGATGGTCGGCGCCGCTGCGGGCGTCGTCGCCGGCGTGGTCACCGAAACACTCACCGGCGGCGTCTCGGACGCTGACCCCACGGAGGTGGAGTCCTGA
- a CDS encoding hydantoinase/oxoprolinase family protein, with amino-acid sequence MTEETRVGVDVGGTFTDVVTVRDGRLSVTKVPSTPDAPERGVSNGLDAAVERDGVQASSVSFFGHGTTVATNAVLEGEWADTALVTTAGFRDALEIGRQNRPDIYDFDVEKPDPVVERDRRYEVRGRVDERGEELEPLSEADARAVAAELRESGVESVAVSLLFPFENDAHERRVREILREEGIDASISLSSTVLPEIREYERTLTTALNAALKPVIDRYVGNLSEDVREAGVEAPLKIMQSNGGIITAEAARERPVNTLLSGPAAGVQGATHVATACGFEDIVTMDMGGTSCDVSVVTDGDPLVTTETTVGDYPVSVPTVDVHTVGAGGGSIAWVDTGGALRVGPRSAGAEPGPICYGRGGTDPTITDAHLLLGRIDPEAFLADDLSGTRDAVEAAFESLAEEAGTTPEAAAQGVVDVANANMERALRVVSVERGYDPREFAVVAFGGAGPLHAAELADALDAPRVVVPRTAGVLSALGLLISDVLYDYSTSRVRPLAEVDPRDVRDAFADFVEDGRERLEDEGFAGDAARFEASVDLRYAGQSFELSVPVAPEVDEAELADARERFHEAHERRYGHAYPEEPVELVTLRLRARGLVSPPNLEPERREGSVEDAITETRRVVLSGEAFDARVYDRTRLPTDAAFEGPAVVEGEESTTVVHPGQTVRVDDAANLVVEVGE; translated from the coding sequence GTGACAGAGGAGACGCGCGTCGGCGTCGACGTCGGCGGGACGTTCACCGACGTGGTGACCGTCCGCGACGGCCGATTGAGCGTCACGAAAGTCCCCTCCACGCCGGACGCACCCGAACGGGGCGTCTCGAACGGGCTGGACGCCGCCGTCGAACGTGACGGGGTACAGGCGTCGTCCGTGTCGTTTTTCGGCCACGGGACGACGGTGGCGACGAACGCCGTCCTCGAAGGCGAGTGGGCCGACACCGCACTCGTCACGACGGCGGGCTTTCGCGACGCCCTCGAAATCGGCCGACAGAACCGACCGGACATCTACGACTTCGACGTGGAGAAGCCCGACCCGGTGGTCGAACGCGACAGGCGGTACGAGGTTCGCGGCCGGGTGGACGAACGCGGCGAGGAGTTAGAACCGCTCTCGGAGGCGGACGCGCGCGCCGTCGCCGCCGAACTTCGCGAGTCGGGCGTCGAGAGCGTCGCCGTCTCCCTGCTCTTTCCGTTCGAGAACGACGCGCACGAACGGCGCGTCCGCGAGATTCTCCGTGAAGAGGGCATCGACGCGTCGATTTCTCTCTCCTCGACCGTCCTGCCCGAGATTCGCGAGTACGAACGAACGCTGACGACGGCGCTGAACGCCGCTTTGAAACCCGTGATAGACCGCTACGTGGGAAACCTCTCCGAGGACGTGCGGGAGGCGGGCGTCGAGGCACCGCTGAAGATAATGCAGTCGAACGGCGGCATCATCACCGCCGAGGCGGCGCGCGAACGCCCCGTCAACACGCTCCTCTCGGGCCCGGCGGCGGGGGTGCAGGGCGCGACGCACGTCGCGACGGCGTGCGGGTTCGAGGACATCGTGACGATGGATATGGGCGGTACCTCCTGCGACGTGTCCGTGGTCACCGACGGCGACCCACTCGTGACGACGGAGACGACGGTGGGCGACTACCCCGTCTCCGTCCCGACGGTGGACGTCCACACCGTCGGCGCGGGCGGCGGGTCCATCGCGTGGGTGGACACCGGCGGCGCACTCCGCGTCGGCCCGCGTTCGGCGGGCGCAGAGCCCGGACCAATCTGTTACGGCCGCGGCGGTACCGACCCGACGATCACGGACGCGCACCTCCTCTTGGGCCGTATCGACCCGGAGGCGTTCCTCGCAGACGACCTCTCGGGGACGCGAGACGCCGTCGAGGCGGCGTTCGAATCGCTCGCCGAGGAGGCGGGGACGACGCCCGAGGCGGCCGCCCAAGGCGTCGTCGACGTCGCGAACGCGAACATGGAACGCGCGCTTCGAGTCGTCAGCGTCGAACGCGGCTACGACCCCAGGGAGTTCGCCGTCGTCGCCTTCGGCGGCGCGGGCCCCCTGCACGCGGCGGAACTCGCGGACGCCCTCGACGCGCCGCGCGTCGTCGTCCCGCGGACGGCCGGCGTCCTCTCGGCTCTCGGTCTCCTGATAAGCGACGTGTTGTACGACTACAGCACCTCTCGGGTTCGGCCCCTCGCGGAGGTCGACCCCCGCGACGTTCGCGACGCGTTCGCCGACTTCGTCGAAGACGGCCGCGAACGACTCGAAGACGAGGGGTTCGCCGGTGACGCGGCGAGGTTCGAGGCGTCCGTCGACCTGCGGTACGCCGGGCAGTCGTTCGAACTCTCCGTTCCGGTGGCCCCCGAGGTGGACGAGGCGGAACTCGCGGACGCCCGAGAGCGGTTCCACGAGGCGCACGAACGGCGGTACGGCCACGCGTACCCCGAGGAACCGGTCGAACTCGTGACGCTCCGGCTTCGGGCGCGCGGACTCGTCTCGCCGCCGAATCTCGAACCCGAGAGGCGGGAGGGGTCCGTCGAGGATGCTATCACCGAGACGCGCCGCGTCGTCCTCTCCGGCGAGGCGTTCGACGCCCGCGTGTACGACCGGACGCGACTCCCGACGGACGCCGCCTTCGAGGGCCCCGCCGTCGTCGAAGGCGAGGAGAGTACCACCGTCGTCCATCCCGGACAGACCGTGCGCGTGGACGACGCGGCCAACCTCGTCGTGGAGGTGGGCGAATGA
- a CDS encoding hydantoinase B/oxoprolinase family protein: MSDDSAGGAPGGAADDVDPVTLEVVRNACTAIAEEMNANLVRTGYSPNIKERRDCSTALFDADGEMIAQAETMPVHLGAMPFSVRAAIDRYPPETLDPGDSVLLNDPFRGGAHLPDLTLVSPVFRDGDVVAYAANRAHHADIGGARAGSVAADSTEIYQEGLRIPPVKFAEGGETNEDVLDIILANVRTPEERRGDLRAQEAANATGRRRFSDLAADHGDELDATLDAVKDYSERRMRAEIAELPDGTYEFSDVLDDDGRGNETLPVEVAVTVSDDEVVVDFEGTAAQTEGPVNAVFAVTASATYYAVRCVTDPDIPPNHGCYRPVTVDAPEGTIVNPTPPAAVVGGNLETSQRVTDAVLGAFGGVVPDRVVAGSQGTMNNVTFGGTDPRDGSPYAFYETQGGGFGGRAGRDGVDAVHVHMSNTMNTPAEVLETAYPLRIERYELRPDSGGAGEFRGGLGLRRDIRVRDHEATFSLLADRRTNAPYGLDGGDDGSPGLDALVDDDGAVRERLPAKTTRSLPSGSVVSIRTPGAGGYGAPEDRTPEALGRDLRLGKVTEAAARADYGDALVSAALDTVERTDDPYDAD; this comes from the coding sequence ATGAGCGACGACTCGGCGGGCGGCGCGCCCGGCGGCGCGGCGGACGACGTGGACCCGGTGACGCTCGAAGTCGTCAGAAACGCCTGTACGGCCATCGCAGAGGAGATGAACGCGAACCTCGTTCGGACCGGCTACTCGCCGAACATCAAGGAACGGCGCGACTGTTCGACCGCTCTGTTCGACGCCGACGGGGAGATGATAGCGCAGGCCGAGACGATGCCCGTCCACCTCGGCGCGATGCCGTTCTCCGTGCGCGCGGCCATCGACCGGTATCCGCCGGAGACGCTGGACCCGGGCGACTCCGTCCTCCTCAACGACCCGTTCCGCGGCGGGGCGCATCTCCCGGACCTGACCCTCGTCTCGCCGGTGTTCCGCGACGGCGACGTCGTCGCGTACGCGGCCAACCGCGCGCACCACGCCGATATCGGCGGCGCCCGCGCGGGGAGCGTCGCCGCCGACTCCACCGAGATATACCAAGAGGGGCTTCGGATTCCGCCGGTGAAGTTCGCCGAGGGCGGCGAGACGAACGAGGACGTCCTCGACATCATCCTCGCGAACGTGCGGACGCCCGAGGAACGACGCGGCGACCTGCGGGCCCAAGAGGCCGCAAACGCCACCGGGCGGCGGCGGTTCTCCGACCTCGCGGCGGACCACGGCGACGAACTCGACGCGACGCTGGACGCCGTCAAAGACTACTCCGAACGGCGGATGCGCGCGGAGATAGCGGAGTTACCCGACGGAACGTACGAGTTCTCCGACGTACTCGACGACGACGGGCGCGGAAACGAGACCCTACCCGTCGAGGTGGCGGTCACCGTCTCCGACGACGAAGTCGTCGTTGACTTCGAGGGTACCGCGGCACAGACCGAGGGGCCCGTAAACGCCGTCTTCGCCGTCACCGCGTCGGCGACGTACTACGCCGTGCGGTGCGTGACCGACCCGGATATCCCGCCGAATCACGGCTGTTACCGACCGGTGACGGTCGACGCCCCCGAGGGAACCATCGTGAACCCGACGCCGCCCGCGGCGGTCGTCGGCGGGAACTTAGAGACGAGTCAACGGGTGACCGACGCCGTCCTCGGCGCGTTCGGCGGCGTCGTCCCCGACCGGGTGGTCGCGGGGTCCCAAGGGACGATGAACAACGTCACCTTCGGCGGGACGGACCCCCGAGACGGCAGTCCGTACGCGTTCTACGAGACGCAGGGCGGCGGGTTCGGTGGACGCGCCGGGAGAGACGGCGTCGACGCCGTCCACGTCCACATGTCGAACACGATGAACACGCCCGCGGAGGTGTTGGAGACGGCGTACCCCCTCCGGATCGAACGGTACGAACTCCGCCCTGACTCCGGCGGCGCGGGCGAGTTCCGCGGCGGTCTGGGACTTCGGCGCGACATCCGCGTTCGCGACCACGAGGCGACGTTCAGCCTCCTCGCCGACCGGCGGACGAACGCCCCGTACGGACTCGACGGCGGCGACGACGGGAGTCCGGGTCTGGACGCTCTCGTCGACGACGACGGGGCGGTTCGAGAGCGACTTCCCGCGAAGACGACCCGGTCGCTCCCGTCCGGAAGCGTCGTTAGCATCCGAACGCCGGGCGCAGGCGGATACGGCGCGCCCGAAGACAGAACCCCAGAAGCACTCGGCCGGGACCTTCGTCTCGGGAAAGTGACAGAGGCGGCGGCGCGCGCGGACTACGGCGACGCTCTCGTCTCCGCCGCGTTGGACACCGTCGAACGGACGGACGACCCGTACGACGCCGATTAG
- the arcS gene encoding archaeosine synthase subunit alpha: MTEYFEIHSRDGAARIGELRLSDPVTTPALVDHVVEDAGSLWAAEQEVPEGSEDALTVLPHRAFPAGTDERVQSSFVVEYPDVEYPHAAVVTAETAADYGADAYIVADAQGFVGHASAFEDEIRAVKDVIPADTALYLSGVATPRNAATLAYAGVDLLDAKLARVKGREGMYLTSENEYFLEDLDELPCSCAACRTPREEFTLADCADHNVTALRTELATVRRRVRDGRLRDYIEGQARHDQWLTAAFRQFDQQYGYVEERTPLLRNAELSAATSDTIRRVEIQRFAERVTTRYQSRFDNPLVLVPCSAKKPYSESQSHGQFHDAIQFRGHLASMTSPIGVVPQELELTYPAQHYDSVVTGRWSEDEKQFVARVLRRYLERNDYPRVIAHVPDHGYRDICERVESEVDVPFEYTVADHPTTTESISNLMSALDGELKYSKREREHNTVKALADYQFGPGAGDELFGAADVQMTSRYPKLQVRDGDGEQLATMVPQYGVLSFTLRGARMWAESDAPTKRVEIDNFAPHGSVLAPGVVDADNDIRSGDEVVVEGPKAFAIGRAEMFGREMTESTRGVAVEVRHVEEK, encoded by the coding sequence ATGACCGAGTATTTCGAGATTCACTCGCGGGACGGGGCCGCCCGCATCGGCGAACTCCGCCTGTCGGACCCCGTTACGACGCCCGCCCTCGTCGACCACGTGGTCGAAGACGCGGGCAGTCTCTGGGCCGCAGAACAGGAGGTCCCCGAGGGGTCCGAAGACGCGTTGACCGTCCTCCCCCACCGGGCGTTCCCGGCCGGGACCGACGAACGAGTGCAGTCTTCCTTCGTCGTCGAGTACCCCGACGTCGAGTACCCGCACGCCGCCGTCGTCACCGCCGAGACGGCGGCCGACTACGGCGCGGACGCGTACATCGTCGCCGACGCCCAGGGGTTCGTCGGCCACGCCTCCGCCTTCGAAGACGAGATCCGCGCGGTGAAAGACGTGATACCCGCAGACACCGCGCTCTACCTCTCGGGCGTCGCCACGCCGCGGAACGCCGCCACCCTCGCCTACGCGGGCGTGGACCTTCTGGACGCGAAACTCGCCCGCGTGAAGGGCAGAGAGGGGATGTACCTCACGAGCGAAAACGAGTACTTTCTCGAAGACCTGGACGAACTCCCGTGTTCCTGCGCGGCGTGTCGGACGCCCCGCGAGGAGTTCACTCTCGCCGACTGCGCCGACCACAACGTCACGGCACTGCGGACGGAACTGGCGACGGTTCGCCGCCGCGTCCGCGACGGACGCCTCCGCGACTACATCGAGGGGCAGGCGCGTCACGACCAGTGGTTGACCGCGGCGTTCCGTCAGTTCGACCAGCAGTACGGCTACGTCGAGGAGCGAACGCCCTTGCTCCGGAACGCCGAACTGTCGGCGGCGACGTCCGACACCATCCGGCGCGTCGAGATTCAGCGGTTCGCAGAACGCGTGACGACGCGGTACCAGAGCCGGTTCGACAACCCGCTCGTTTTGGTTCCCTGTTCGGCGAAAAAGCCCTACAGCGAGTCCCAGAGTCACGGCCAGTTCCACGACGCGATTCAGTTCCGCGGCCACCTCGCCTCCATGACCTCGCCCATCGGCGTCGTCCCGCAGGAACTCGAACTCACCTACCCGGCCCAACACTACGATTCGGTGGTGACCGGCCGGTGGTCCGAGGACGAAAAGCAGTTCGTCGCGCGGGTTCTCCGGCGGTATCTCGAACGCAACGACTACCCGCGCGTCATCGCGCACGTGCCCGACCACGGCTACCGCGACATCTGCGAACGCGTCGAGAGCGAGGTGGACGTTCCGTTCGAGTACACCGTCGCGGACCACCCGACGACGACCGAATCCATCTCGAACCTCATGTCGGCGCTGGACGGCGAACTGAAGTACTCGAAACGAGAGCGAGAGCACAACACGGTCAAAGCTCTCGCGGACTACCAGTTCGGCCCCGGCGCGGGCGACGAGTTGTTCGGAGCGGCGGACGTCCAGATGACGAGTCGCTACCCCAAACTGCAGGTCAGAGACGGCGACGGCGAGCAACTCGCGACGATGGTGCCGCAGTACGGCGTGCTCTCGTTCACCCTCCGCGGCGCGCGGATGTGGGCCGAGTCGGACGCTCCGACGAAGCGCGTGGAGATAGACAACTTCGCGCCGCACGGCAGCGTTCTCGCGCCCGGCGTCGTGGACGCGGACAACGACATCCGCTCCGGCGACGAAGTCGTCGTCGAGGGGCCGAAGGCGTTCGCCATCGGCCGCGCGGAGATGTTCGGACGCGAGATGACAGAGAGCACTCGCGGCGTCGCCGTCGAAGTCCGCCACGTCGAAGAGAAGTAA
- a CDS encoding helix-turn-helix domain-containing protein produces MKLAVPTDFDILEALSDGRRNTAVNLSYVLDKNRSYINTRLPILADYELVERVGPAPNSGLYEITEKGRTVVELREKYRTEGVDFDALVAERLTERTE; encoded by the coding sequence ATGAAGCTGGCGGTGCCTACGGATTTCGACATCTTAGAGGCCCTCTCCGACGGGCGACGAAACACGGCCGTCAACCTCTCTTACGTGCTCGACAAAAATCGGTCGTACATCAACACGCGCCTCCCGATCCTCGCGGACTACGAACTGGTCGAACGCGTCGGTCCGGCACCGAACTCCGGGCTGTACGAGATAACCGAGAAGGGCCGAACGGTGGTCGAACTGCGCGAAAAGTACCGAACCGAGGGCGTCGACTTCGACGCACTCGTCGCCGAACGACTCACAGAGCGAACGGAGTAG